From a single Bacteroidota bacterium genomic region:
- a CDS encoding DUF1801 domain-containing protein, whose translation MSWQKIKDVKRRSDCSALIELIAKNTKLEPKMWGTSIVGFGTYHYKYESGREGDAPLTGIASRANAIVLYLGSIFEKRDELLSKLGKHKLGGGCLYIQKLGDVDVNVLAKMIKNSLRQREKDHQC comes from the coding sequence ATGTCATGGCAAAAAATAAAAGATGTGAAAAGACGCTCTGATTGTTCGGCACTCATTGAACTCATCGCCAAAAACACAAAACTCGAACCTAAAATGTGGGGAACAAGTATTGTCGGTTTTGGAACTTATCATTACAAATATGAAAGCGGTCGCGAAGGTGATGCGCCACTGACAGGAATTGCATCGAGAGCGAATGCAATTGTTTTATATCTCGGTTCCATTTTCGAAAAACGGGACGAGTTACTTTCGAAATTAGGAAAACATAAATTGGGTGGCGGTTGTCTTTACATTCAAAAATTGGGGGACGTCGATGTAAATGTTCTGGCGAAAATGATAAAAAATTCCCTCAGGCAGCGCGAGAAAGATCATCAATGTTAA
- a CDS encoding class I SAM-dependent methyltransferase → MSLTLVSQGDFIDLWFELRRRGWKRTFAQLHPSAEERVLQNFSCIDRGSVDWWTIPAVRRRWNKMICGNEEMNYQEYVCEKYFEGKKNLRMISVGCGGGTPEINFAKHSCFSLVEGFDVSQKIVNHASSKIPGLGLNNLEFFKADAAQFNFGEEKFDAVLFHSSFHHLAHPEKIAEKINRSLKANGILILHEYTGPNRNQWKKEQLKRINELLGEIPGSFRVRFHEKKIKRKVFRPGLLRMFLNDPSESVHSEELPAVMRNNFSVIEEKTFGGNILHPLLKDIGHHFHNETEESMAILQKLFNAEDEFLSQGQTPDFTFGIYGKK, encoded by the coding sequence ATGTCTTTAACCCTCGTTTCTCAAGGTGATTTTATTGATCTCTGGTTCGAACTCCGCCGTCGCGGGTGGAAGCGCACATTCGCGCAGCTGCATCCGAGTGCGGAAGAGCGCGTGCTGCAGAATTTTTCCTGCATCGATCGCGGTTCCGTGGACTGGTGGACGATTCCAGCTGTGCGGAGGAGATGGAATAAAATGATCTGCGGAAATGAAGAAATGAATTACCAGGAATATGTTTGTGAAAAATATTTCGAGGGGAAAAAAAATCTGCGAATGATCTCGGTGGGTTGCGGAGGCGGAACACCGGAAATAAATTTTGCGAAACATTCCTGTTTTTCGCTCGTGGAAGGTTTCGATGTTTCGCAGAAGATCGTGAATCATGCTTCTTCTAAAATTCCCGGACTCGGATTGAATAACCTCGAATTTTTCAAAGCAGACGCAGCACAATTTAATTTCGGTGAAGAAAAATTTGATGCCGTGCTTTTTCACTCCAGCTTTCATCACCTTGCACATCCGGAGAAGATCGCGGAAAAAATAAATCGTTCGCTGAAAGCGAATGGAATTCTCATCCTGCACGAATACACAGGGCCGAACAGGAATCAATGGAAAAAAGAACAACTGAAGCGCATCAATGAATTGCTCGGTGAAATTCCGGGATCTTTCCGCGTTCGATTCCATGAAAAAAAGATAAAGCGTAAAGTTTTCCGGCCGGGATTGCTGCGAATGTTTCTCAATGATCCGTCGGAGTCGGTTCACTCGGAAGAACTGCCTGCGGTGATGCGGAATAATTTTTCAGTGATTGAAGAAAAAACGTTCGGCGGAAATATTCTCCACCCGTTGCTGAAGGACATTGGCCATCATTTTCATAATGAAACGGAAGAATCAATGGCCATCCTGCAAAAACTTTTCAATGCGGAAGATGAATTTCTTTCGCAGGGGCAAACGCCTGATTTTACATTCGGCATCTACGGAAAAAAATAA
- a CDS encoding MBL fold metallo-hydrolase codes for MRIEYICHSCLFIDTGDTSLIFDPWFTGSVYMDQWFLFPGPMKTDHLVRAKNILYSHGHEDHLQQKSLLELDPQAKVFFPYQWRRGAKDFFASNGFHDVTEAVSFKNYRISPTTTVTYIGFALESVIVVQTGDTVIVNLNDALNSHHQNVVEMFLKEIKKHWPKIDYLFSGWSGAGYFPNTVHYKTKNDHETGLIREQYFAHNFAKIVHYLQPARAIPFGPGFALLQEDKRWINEVKFPREEFENYYTEHLQRDHHIQFDVINPGDFYDEQGLHRISPWHEKFATKKINELVEEELAEEIKTAEKKVFCSENTATLIREKLEKSLDDNRKLYDATVLDSVHFSLRLLDLEKDPYFNIHFSEGKFHVVRSGVPAEGHKLLITTRSHLLKFAIENEWGGDVLTIGYGLDVYVYEELTLEQNLDIVCVRLITRYPTTKGSLRKDPFRALNYFLKHPMMSKLALRQKLKMRNTINKFPYNERDHWISWSKCDLCKVCNLPLLSWELGEQLQ; via the coding sequence ATGCGAATCGAATACATCTGCCACTCCTGCCTTTTCATTGACACCGGCGACACCTCGCTCATCTTCGATCCCTGGTTCACGGGAAGTGTTTATATGGATCAGTGGTTTTTATTTCCGGGTCCCATGAAAACAGATCATCTCGTTCGTGCGAAAAATATTCTCTACTCGCACGGACACGAAGATCATCTCCAGCAAAAATCTTTACTTGAACTTGATCCGCAGGCGAAAGTTTTTTTCCCTTATCAATGGAGAAGAGGAGCAAAAGATTTTTTTGCGTCGAACGGATTTCACGATGTAACGGAAGCGGTGAGTTTTAAAAATTACCGCATTTCTCCAACCACAACGGTCACTTACATCGGTTTTGCATTGGAAAGCGTGATCGTGGTGCAAACGGGCGATACCGTGATCGTGAACCTGAATGACGCTTTGAATTCGCATCACCAGAACGTAGTGGAAATGTTCCTGAAAGAAATAAAAAAACACTGGCCGAAGATCGATTATCTTTTTTCAGGATGGAGCGGTGCCGGATATTTTCCGAATACGGTTCATTACAAAACGAAGAATGATCATGAAACGGGATTGATCCGCGAACAATATTTTGCCCACAACTTCGCGAAGATCGTTCACTACCTGCAGCCCGCGCGTGCCATTCCATTCGGACCGGGATTTGCTTTGCTGCAAGAAGACAAGCGCTGGATCAATGAAGTGAAATTTCCGAGAGAAGAATTTGAAAATTATTACACCGAACATCTCCAGCGCGATCATCACATTCAGTTCGACGTGATCAATCCCGGCGATTTTTACGATGAACAAGGGCTGCACAGAATTTCTCCCTGGCATGAAAAATTTGCAACGAAAAAAATTAATGAACTCGTGGAAGAGGAATTAGCTGAAGAAATAAAAACGGCGGAGAAAAAAGTTTTTTGTTCTGAGAACACGGCAACGCTGATCCGTGAAAAATTAGAAAAGAGTCTCGATGATAACCGGAAATTGTACGACGCAACTGTTCTTGATTCTGTACATTTTTCACTTCGCCTGCTCGATCTTGAAAAAGATCCGTATTTCAATATTCATTTTTCAGAGGGGAAATTCCATGTTGTCCGTTCCGGTGTTCCGGCTGAAGGGCACAAATTGCTGATCACGACAAGATCTCATTTGCTGAAATTCGCAATAGAAAATGAATGGGGCGGCGATGTACTCACGATCGGTTACGGGCTGGATGTTTATGTTTATGAAGAACTGACGCTCGAACAGAATCTCGACATCGTGTGCGTGCGCCTGATCACGCGCTACCCGACCACGAAAGGAAGTTTGCGCAAAGATCCGTTCCGTGCGCTAAATTATTTTCTGAAACACCCGATGATGTCGAAACTCGCGCTAAGGCAAAAACTGAAAATGAGAAACACCATCAATAAATTTCCATACAACGAACGCGATCACTGGATCTCCTGGTCGAAATGTGATCTGTGCAAAGTGTGCAATCTTCCGCTGCTGAGTTGGGAACTGGGGGAACAGTTGCAGTAA
- a CDS encoding 2-isopropylmalate synthase, which yields MKIFFSGLAFQLFLFSINCAAQSAYTYENGGKYTGEMKHRKPNGYGTLLFPDSVGDMDTPNKYVGDFVKGLREGKGTIFYCDSNRYVGEFKNDTINGQGTFYFTGGDIYTGEWKNGMRDGQGTYIWADSSKYVGEFKNDYHNGVGTLTYADGTIYAGEFNGEGVLTYPDGTVYKGQFRNGKYWGK from the coding sequence ATGAAAATTTTTTTCTCCGGATTGGCATTCCAGCTATTTCTGTTCAGCATAAATTGTGCTGCGCAATCTGCGTACACTTATGAGAATGGCGGAAAATATACCGGTGAAATGAAACATAGAAAACCCAATGGATACGGTACTTTATTATTTCCGGATTCAGTTGGAGATATGGATACGCCAAATAAATATGTAGGTGATTTTGTGAAAGGGTTGCGAGAAGGAAAAGGAACAATATTTTATTGCGACAGTAATCGTTATGTGGGTGAATTCAAAAATGACACTATTAACGGGCAGGGAACTTTTTATTTTACCGGTGGTGACATTTATACCGGAGAATGGAAAAATGGAATGCGCGATGGGCAGGGAACCTACATTTGGGCGGACAGCAGTAAATATGTAGGAGAATTCAAAAACGATTATCACAATGGCGTTGGAACATTGACCTATGCAGATGGAACCATCTATGCCGGTGAATTCAATGGAGAAGGCGTGCTCACTTATCCTGACGGAACAGTTTACAAAGGACAATTCCGCAATGGAAAATACTGGGGAAAATAA
- a CDS encoding RecX family transcriptional regulator has product MKKEEQKKITDPQQALVRAEAWCAYQERCQQEVRDKLFQWGLYPGAVENIISELILKNFINEERFAIAYAGGKFRIKKWGRIKIRVELKRRKLSDYCISKAMKEIDEKDYRKTLGQIAEKKMKEVKEKNELKKKYKVMSYLISRGFESELVREIVIGH; this is encoded by the coding sequence ATGAAAAAAGAAGAACAGAAAAAGATCACAGATCCGCAGCAGGCGCTGGTGAGAGCAGAAGCGTGGTGTGCTTACCAGGAACGCTGCCAGCAGGAAGTGCGCGATAAATTATTTCAATGGGGACTTTATCCCGGCGCAGTTGAAAATATTATTTCCGAACTCATCTTGAAAAATTTTATCAATGAAGAACGGTTCGCTATTGCTTATGCAGGCGGAAAGTTCAGGATAAAAAAATGGGGGAGAATAAAAATACGTGTGGAATTAAAACGCAGGAAGCTTTCTGATTATTGCATTTCAAAAGCGATGAAGGAGATCGATGAAAAAGATTATCGGAAAACACTCGGGCAGATCGCGGAAAAAAAAATGAAGGAAGTAAAAGAAAAAAATGAGCTGAAGAAAAAATATAAAGTGATGAGTTACCTTATTTCAAGAGGATTTGAGAGTGAACTTGTAAGGGAAATTGTCATTGGCCACTAG
- the tsaE gene encoding tRNA (adenosine(37)-N6)-threonylcarbamoyltransferase complex ATPase subunit type 1 TsaE, with protein sequence MEFILEHIGQLPVVAKKFLKENFQKKIFAFHGELGAGKTTFIKAVCEQLGVKDVMSSPSFSIVNEYRDKKNIPVYHIDLYRIKSIDEAMNAGVEEYLYSGNYCFIEWPEKAEEILPSETVHVYMTSDGGVRKLTVGSKE encoded by the coding sequence GTGGAATTCATCCTTGAACATATAGGTCAGCTTCCGGTAGTTGCGAAAAAATTTCTGAAAGAAAACTTTCAGAAAAAAATTTTCGCCTTCCACGGCGAACTCGGCGCAGGAAAAACAACGTTCATCAAAGCAGTGTGCGAACAACTCGGAGTGAAAGATGTGATGTCGAGCCCGAGTTTTTCCATTGTGAATGAATACCGCGATAAAAAAAATATTCCTGTTTATCACATCGATCTTTACCGGATAAAATCAATTGACGAAGCAATGAATGCCGGCGTGGAAGAATATTTATACAGCGGAAATTATTGTTTCATCGAATGGCCGGAGAAAGCAGAAGAGATTTTGCCTTCGGAAACCGTTCATGTTTATATGACGAGTGATGGAGGGGTGAGAAAGTTGACAGTAGGCAGTAAGGAGTAA
- a CDS encoding PglZ domain-containing protein encodes MDKIKILWADDEIDLLKPHVLFLKEKGYEVDTATSGNDALELIGKNDFDIVFLDENMPGLSGLETLTRIKNQKSTLPVVMITKSEEENLMEDAIGSKIADYLIKPVNPNQILLSLKKILDNKKLVSQKTTTGYQQEFRNIGMTLSDRLGWKEWADVYRKLIYWELELEKTQDESMHEILTMQKNEANVAFGKFIENNYINWLNGKDKNPPTQSHTLFKNKIAPLIEKEGTLFFVLIDNLRFDQWKILEPILDQYFKVETEEMFYSILPTATQYARNALFAGLLPSEIEKRFPSLWKNDDDEGGKNMHEEEFLAAQLKRIGKDVKFSYNKITNHAAGKKLSENISNLMQNKLNVIVYNFVDMLSHARTEMEVIRELASDDAAYRSLTHSWFEHSPLMEIIKQVAEKKCRMVIATDHGTIKVTEPTKVVGDKNVNTNLRYKQGKSLDYVKKDVFEVRNPADVFLPRNNVSSAYIFAKQDMFFAYPNNYNHYVTYYRNTFQHGGISLEEMVIPFVVLSPK; translated from the coding sequence ATGGACAAAATAAAAATTCTCTGGGCCGATGATGAAATTGATCTGCTTAAGCCGCACGTTTTATTTCTGAAAGAAAAAGGATATGAAGTGGATACGGCTACCAGCGGGAATGATGCGCTTGAACTCATTGGTAAAAATGATTTTGATATTGTATTTCTCGATGAGAATATGCCGGGACTTTCCGGGCTTGAAACATTAACGAGAATCAAAAATCAAAAAAGTACTTTGCCGGTAGTGATGATCACAAAGAGCGAAGAAGAAAATTTAATGGAAGATGCGATTGGTTCCAAGATCGCCGATTATCTGATCAAGCCGGTGAATCCGAACCAGATTTTGCTTTCGCTCAAGAAAATTCTTGACAATAAAAAACTCGTCAGCCAGAAAACTACCACCGGTTACCAGCAGGAATTCCGCAATATAGGAATGACGCTGAGTGATCGCCTCGGTTGGAAAGAGTGGGCCGATGTTTATCGCAAACTTATTTACTGGGAGCTCGAGCTGGAAAAAACCCAGGATGAAAGCATGCACGAAATTCTTACGATGCAGAAGAACGAAGCGAATGTGGCTTTCGGAAAATTCATCGAGAACAATTACATCAACTGGCTGAACGGAAAAGATAAAAACCCGCCTACACAATCGCACACACTTTTCAAAAATAAGATCGCGCCGCTCATTGAGAAAGAAGGGACATTATTTTTTGTGCTCATCGATAATCTCCGTTTCGACCAATGGAAAATTCTCGAACCGATCCTTGACCAGTATTTCAAAGTGGAGACGGAAGAAATGTTCTACAGCATTCTTCCTACGGCCACGCAGTACGCACGCAACGCTTTGTTCGCGGGATTGCTTCCTTCTGAAATTGAAAAACGGTTTCCGAGTTTGTGGAAGAACGATGACGATGAAGGCGGAAAAAATATGCACGAGGAAGAATTTCTTGCTGCACAATTGAAACGCATTGGCAAGGATGTGAAATTTTCCTACAACAAGATCACGAATCATGCAGCCGGAAAAAAATTGTCGGAGAATATCTCCAATCTCATGCAGAATAAACTGAACGTGATCGTTTACAATTTTGTGGACATGCTCTCGCACGCACGCACGGAGATGGAGGTGATACGCGAGCTCGCGAGCGACGATGCGGCGTATCGTTCACTTACACATTCCTGGTTCGAACATTCGCCGCTCATGGAGATCATCAAACAGGTGGCCGAGAAAAAATGCAGGATGGTCATTGCCACTGATCACGGAACAATAAAAGTTACGGAGCCGACAAAAGTAGTTGGCGATAAAAATGTGAATACGAATCTCCGTTACAAACAGGGAAAATCGCTCGACTATGTGAAGAAAGATGTTTTTGAAGTGAGGAATCCCGCTGATGTTTTTCTGCCGAGGAATAATGTGAGCAGCGCGTATATTTTTGCGAAGCAGGATATGTTCTTCGCTTACCCGAATAATTATAATCACTACGTCACGTATTACCGCAACACGTTCCAGCATGGAGGAATTTCGCTGGAGGAAATGGTGATTCCGTTCGTGGTGCTTAGCCCGAAATAA
- the hppD gene encoding 4-hydroxyphenylpyruvate dioxygenase, producing MAREIKNVEYGLDKIFEGAQDFLPLLGTDYVEFYVGNAKQSAHFYKTAFGFQSLAYAGLETGVKDRTSYVLAQDKIRLVLTTPLISNSPIGDHINKHGDGVKVIALWVEDARKSFEETTKRGAKPYMEPTVEKDEFGETVRSGIYTYGETVHIFVERKNYKGVFLPGYKEWKSDYNPKPTGLKFIDHMVGNVGWGEMNTWVKWYEEKMGFVNFLSFDDKQITTEYSALMSKVMSNGNGRIKFPINEPAKGKKKSQIEEYIDFYEGPGVQHIAIATDDIIKTVTELRARGLEFLSAPPHSYYEEVPKRLGKHMEMMHEDISVLEKLAILVDADEEGYLLQIFTKPVEDRPTLFFEIIQRMGARGFGAGNFKALFESIEREQAKRGTL from the coding sequence ATGGCAAGAGAAATTAAAAACGTTGAATATGGACTCGACAAAATTTTCGAAGGCGCACAGGATTTTCTCCCACTCTTGGGAACCGATTACGTGGAATTTTATGTAGGCAACGCAAAACAATCGGCACATTTTTATAAAACAGCTTTCGGTTTTCAGTCGCTCGCGTATGCGGGGCTTGAGACGGGCGTGAAGGACCGCACATCCTACGTGCTCGCGCAGGACAAGATCCGCCTTGTGCTCACCACTCCGCTCATCAGCAATTCTCCGATTGGCGATCACATCAATAAACACGGCGATGGCGTTAAAGTAATTGCACTGTGGGTGGAAGATGCACGAAAATCATTTGAAGAAACAACGAAGCGCGGAGCAAAACCATATATGGAACCAACCGTGGAGAAAGATGAATTCGGCGAAACAGTGCGATCGGGAATTTACACGTATGGAGAAACCGTTCACATTTTTGTGGAGCGGAAAAATTACAAAGGAGTTTTTCTTCCCGGTTACAAAGAATGGAAAAGCGATTACAATCCGAAGCCAACAGGTTTGAAATTCATCGATCACATGGTAGGTAACGTGGGCTGGGGCGAAATGAATACGTGGGTGAAATGGTACGAAGAGAAAATGGGCTTTGTGAATTTTCTTTCTTTCGACGACAAACAGATCACCACAGAATATTCGGCGCTCATGTCGAAAGTGATGTCGAATGGAAACGGAAGAATTAAATTTCCGATCAACGAACCGGCGAAAGGAAAAAAGAAATCGCAGATCGAAGAATACATCGATTTCTACGAAGGGCCCGGGGTGCAGCACATCGCGATCGCAACGGATGATATTATTAAAACCGTAACTGAACTTCGCGCGCGCGGACTGGAATTTTTATCGGCACCGCCTCATTCCTATTATGAAGAAGTTCCGAAACGCCTGGGGAAACACATGGAAATGATGCATGAAGATATTTCTGTTCTCGAGAAACTTGCAATTCTTGTTGATGCCGATGAAGAAGGATATTTGTTGCAGATCTTCACGAAACCGGTAGAAGACCGACCGACATTATTTTTCGAGATCATTCAGCGGATGGGCGCACGCGGATTCGGCGCAGGAAATTTCAAAGCACTTTTCGAATCCATAGAAAGAGAACAGGCGAAGAGAGGAACGCTTTGA